Genomic DNA from Brassica rapa cultivar Chiifu-401-42 chromosome A04, CAAS_Brap_v3.01, whole genome shotgun sequence:
CATTGTTCAATATGGTTTAATCGGCTTAAACATTCCTTATCCACTAAAGTAGTTTCATATATGTTTAGTAGGTTCCTGTTTagtatacaaattttaaaatgatacataaataaaatataaataaattttaaacataaaacatcgtagttttttaaatagttgatttatatattttgatagttTTATTGGTTTTTATCAGTTCAACAACTTAAAAATCTAATTTGGTTATAAATCTTATGTGGCTACATGAACGGTTTATAGTCGAATTATTAAACCTAACTTCACAACGTGACCAGTCGGATCTAAtcatcggttcggttttaaaaaCACTAGTGAACCAAATACGacacttttaatatttaatgtgatACTTTAAAAGCAATTAAAAGGATAATTCTCATCATGGACCAATTATTTTTAGTAGGCTACCGGCCCATTTTATAAAAAGACTACTTCTGGAAGTATGTAATGTGACTACCTACTAATGAAGAAAGCCCTCTAATCAACTCGATTTTTCTTTGACATTGGGTAACACGACATCCTCGATGAAGCTCCCTCCAAAAAATTTGTATCGACAGACGGTTAGTACGACATTTTTGATGTATACATTTTTTCAACAGCAGACGACCTACAGAGCTCTTGAACTTTTGATAAGCTCCGCATCGTATATCtgcaaaaaaaattgcatagtTTGCGAATCGAATGTCAGACCTTGATATAAAAACTTTTAAACTTTAACTATTAGACTATGGTGCTTCTACagtcaattatattttaacggGATTATTTTTTACAGACAAAACTTCTATCTAACAAAacctataatttttaatttttatacatgagTTATAGATTTCATATGTTTCGtacataattaatatttaaatttgggtatataattttgttttctcatTAGGCCCATGCCAAAAACACCCGCCTCATAACTTAGGTAACGGAGGTCGAACCGTACCTTCTTCACGTTACGGGCCTAGTGGGCTTCAACCCAGTGGACATAATCTCGCGGGAAGGAAACGACATAACTTGGCGCGAAGCACCGTGCctcttcctttctctctctctcctctctctccccTCCATAACTAACCTCGCCGGAGCAATGACTGCACCGGGATCTTCTAAATCAATTCCGTTCAAATCGAAGAAGCAGCTATTCCATCCGCCGTCAACCGTAAACCCTAATTCATCATCCCTACCTCTACCCACGCCGGAGAAACCGCCGGAGAACAACCTCACCAGATCCAAAAACCAATCCACTTTGATTCTTATACAGAGGACAAGAAAGCTGTGGATATGACAGGTGTTGATGAAGGCATTGATCAAGTACCAGTGGAAGATAATGATGATATCCTCAGCATACTTCCTGATGAACTTAGACAATCGGTATTACATTTTGCTTGTTAGCAGTTTGAGATTAAGATATTGGCTTTTCGCTTATTGGGAGATGGATAACTAATCTTGTTTTTGCTCATCTCTGATATTACCGACAGATCAAGTAAGCACCTCAAccaaatattttctttacaAGCGTTTTTGAAAATGTCCTAACCGTTTGTTTTTGTTCACTTACACTTCTACAGAAGAAGTTGAAGAACAACTTGTTTTAATGCAAGAGCTTGTCCCGGAATGGATTTTTGAGAAAAGATCAACAAGTGGAGATTTACTAGTATGGTGAGTTTTACATCGTATGCACATACTTACAGTTTATATACTTGTTTCGAGTTACTTATTTAAATATCTCTTTATAAATTATATGCAGCATAAATAAATTGGCATCTCCGCAAACAGTCCGATCTCAACTAGAAGAAGAGAACAAGAAAGCTGTGGCTACATCTTACCCTTGAGATTATTTTTAGGAACAACTTAGATCATGAAGTTCAAGTATGCGTTCAAGTTAAACGCTAAACGAGTCAAGCAGAAACCATTTGAGTCTTTCTAGATTTGGGCTGTATGTAAACGGAGTGGCTCCATTATCAATTAGTTCAAGTCTTTTAAAGCCATCTCCCAGTACATCATTTTAGAAGAACAATTTATCCAATCAACCCTATATTTTTCCAAAGTTTAAATTTGGTGAAGCATAGCTATAAAATTTCTTCAGTTGATTACAAACATAAAATTCaacaataaaaacatataatatagaAAATACTTTTGACAGTGAAAATGATATATATCTAAGATGGTCAACCAACTTGATTTTTGTATCGAgattagagaaataggttgcaTGTCGTTTATGGTGAAACGGCTGAGGGATTATTGTTTTAACGCGATAATTTGTAACAGTATTCATGCAAAAATATTTCAAGTTTTATAAAATCGGAGTTGTTGACTGCAAATAAGaaacataacatatatatatatatctgaaatTGGAACTTATATTACTTTTCTCTTCCACGGGAATTTTTATATCACTTGAGTTCTAGATTAGCAAATAATACAAGCTATCATCACTATTAACAACTAGAGGCCGGTCATCTTTATTGACTATACTCATCTTATTCGTTACAAAGCTCCACTTTACTTTGTCCAATGCCATCACTACACATGATCAACATAATGCAGTTAATAATCtgtcatatatattaaataagtgAAATACAAACAAAACATGAAATTAGAAAAGAGGGTCATGCTAATACAGTAATACATACAAAATAAATGGAGGATATCACTTGGAAAACGAAGTTTTAAATTTTGAGGGTCAATGAGCCCCAAGGCCCCAAAGCAAACAAATGTCAGAAGAAgaaaggaggagaagaagaaatggaACTTGTATAGAGAGAGACTGAGTgagatttctttttttctttataaggACTATAATCATTAGATTCCTTAGATCTTGTATGGACCACAACTAGTTCCATCATACATTCCTTAAGAGCACCTTTATCCCAGTTTCTATAAGGGGTTCTATACATTAATgatgtatttatttaaataaaaagaaattaaattggATGTAATCGATCCTTAATGGAGGATTTTCGGAACCGATTATGGAATGGTTTCTATGGGCACGTGTCGGCTAAAGAAGAGAGGAGGAgtaattaaagtttttttttcctttgtctctttcttctcttctcttctccgcttctctcttctctgttctctgttctctcttctctcttgttCTTCAGAGGAGACGACGAGTTTGATTCGTCACGAAGCCAATGCCATCCTCCGCATGCAATCTCATCACCTTCTTCTTTATCTACTCTGTCACCCCAAACTCGATCTCTAATCTCCTTCTCCAGCTTCACTCCCAAAACTCAAGTTTTCTCCAGAATCAGAACCAGAACCAGAATCCCTTATCTTCCTTCTTCTGTGTTTGCTTCCCATCGACCCCGCAATATCATCAACGTAAGAGTCGATTTTTCCTCTATTTAGTAGATTCgattttttaaattgttgttGTTGAAACGATTCAGTTTCCGGGTTTTAAAGAGGGGGCTTGTGCTGTTTTGTTTGTTGCAGGTGGGTTTGTTCAGGGGATCGTGACGTGTTTGTGGATCTTGATGCCTTTGTCAGGTAAAGATTCATGTTTTAGTCTTGTTGGAGGCGTAATTAGGAGCGGATTGTTTTGTTGATGAATTAACTGATTTAGTCTTGTGGGAGGTTTAAATTGAGTTTATCTAGTGAACGATCTCTGCTAATTAACTCATTTAGTCTTGTGGGAGGCTAGCATCAAGTTAAGAGCTTTGTGTAATGAGTTGATCTAGTGAATGATCTCTGGTTGTTCTGTTTTGCTCAGCTAGTCGTATGTGTGTTTGCATAATACAATAGGATAGTGTCTTCAAGCTCTTATTAGATCTCTGCCTTTAACTTAACCTTAATACAATAGATTCATCTTCAAGCTTTGCATAATACAGTAGCATTATTCATTATGTTTActaattctttttaatttcttcaTCTTTTGCGAGTCCTCTATTGGTAGTTGCGCTTGCTGTGGCACAGGCTTTTCCCATCAGCTGTCTTGGAGAAGCAACCATTACTGGCGCCTCACGGTGAGGTAAATTTGTCAAACTTGATCTTCTTCAAGTCTTGGATCTTCCTTTATTGCTTTACTGTGGATGGTAGTTGATAGATGGGGTTTAATAAATGCTTGTTAGAGCTGATAGATTGCTAGTTAAAACGCGTGTGATCAATGGTTGGTTTAGTTTAACTTTAGGATTGTgtgcaatgtaataaatatggtAGATTCATGTCAACTCATCTTAACTCAACTCAAATCCAAGAGTTGTGTGTGATCAATGcttccttctcttctcttctattAAACCCggatcttcttctttctctcttctccacatttcttcttcttcttcacataacttcttctttctcgCTTCTTTCAGACTACTTCctatttttctcttctttaggATATGGATCCTACAAATCCATATACTCATTACAACTCGAGCTTTGTTGATCTTTTGAGCAGTCAACAAGACCCGTTTTGTTCTGAGGGTTTATCACAGCCCCCTGCAACTTCAACCTTTGGTGATGACACACCTACCGAGCGCAAAGAAAGGAAGAAATGGACTCCCACAGAGGACGTAGTGCTCATAAGCTCATGGTTGAATACAAGCAAGGATCCTGTGGTTGGCAATGAGCAAAAGGCGGGAGCATTCTGGAAACGGATAGCAGCTTACTATGCAGCCTCACCAAAGGTCGCAAACAGTGAAAAGCGAGAGGCTATTCAGTGTAAGCAAAGGTGGCAGAAGATTAACGACCTTGTTTCCAAGTTTTGTGGCTCATATGAGGCGGCAACAAGACAAAAAACAAGTGGGCAGAACGACGGTGATGTTGTTAAGCTTGCCCACGAAATCTTTTATAACGATCACAAGATCAAATTCAACCTTCACCACGCTTGGGAGGAGTTGCGCAACGACCAGAAATGGTGTGAACTTGCAACTTCTAAGCTTGATGGTAGCTCTAAAAAGAGAAGGTGTGAGGATGGTGCACAATCTGAAAGCTCGCACGGAACTATCAATCTAGATGATCCACCAACCAAACGACCTGTTGGTGTTAAGGCAGCTAAAGGAGGAAGTAGTAAGAGAAGTATGGAGGATGGCAAGGGTTTCACCGCATTTCAAAACATGTGGGCTCTGAAAGACAAAGACTTGGAACGCAAGGAAAAACTGAAACGGATGTGTCTGATAGACAGACTCCTTGCGAAAACAGAGCCAttatctgaagaagaagaagctctaAAGAAGAAGTTGATCAGAGAGATGTTGGCTACTCAGCTCTAAACGCGTCTTTACCTTTCTTTGTCTCGTTCTTAGTGTACCATATTCTGTTTCTTGTTCTATGTTTCAGGTTCTTGGTCTTGGTCGAAACTACTTTTAAGTTTCTTGTGCT
This window encodes:
- the LOC117133447 gene encoding glutathione S-transferase T2-like, whose product is MDPTNPYTHYNSSFVDLLSSQQDPFCSEGLSQPPATSTFGDDTPTERKERKKWTPTEDVVLISSWLNTSKDPVVGNEQKAGAFWKRIAAYYAASPKVANSEKREAIQCKQRWQKINDLVSKFCGSYEAATRQKTSGQNDGDVVKLAHEIFYNDHKIKFNLHHAWEELRNDQKWCELATSKLDGSSKKRRCEDGAQSESSHGTINLDDPPTKRPVGVKAAKGGSSKRSMEDGKGFTAFQNMWALKDKDLERKEKLKRMCLIDRLLAKTEPLSEEEEALKKKLIREMLATQL